CTCCAGCTCCGCCTCGTCGCGGGGGTAGACGGTGATGAACTTGCCGCTGGCGGCGCGGCTGGCGTACTTGGAGTTGCGCATCAGCAGGGTGCGGGGGCCGCGGAGGAACTTGAAGGAGAGTCCACGGGGGACGCAGTACGCCCAGACGGCGTCCAGCACCCGCTCGGCGTTCGCCAGGCCCGCCGACACGTGGATCTTCCAGCCCTGCTGCGGCAGCGAGCCGCCGTCCGGCGCGTGGATCAGCCAGTCGTCGAGCGGCTCGCGCCGCCAGCCGGCCGGGACGGGCCGCTCGGCGGCCGGGAAGACCGGCTGGGCGACCGCGCTGCCGAGCGAGTCGTAGAACAGCCGATCCGCGGCGCAGTAGCTGTCGTAGCGCTCGTCCACCGTGACGACTCCCTTCGCGAACTCGACCGGCCGTTTTCCCCGGTGACACGTCGAGTCTCGTCGGCAGGACGGTCCCGGCTCCAGTGCGTTCGGTCATGACGGTCGATGCGAGGTGCACCGCCGGGCATGACAAAAGTCAGCGGCGGCCCGTGCGACCGGGGGCCCTGCCGCGGGCGGGACGGGGACGGGGCGATGGGCCGAACGTGCCTGTCCCACGCCTTTTACGGCATATGAGCACTCTGTGGGGTTTTGGGTTCCTATGCTCCAGAGGTCAGCCAGTACGCGACCCAGGAACCCGCCTGGCGCGCTGTGCGCCGCGCCGCCCGTACGCCACCGGTCCCACCGGCCCGGCGTGCCCGCGCGCGGCCCTGGGCCTCGACGGCCGGAACCCACGGAGATGCGTGAGACACGATGATGGACGCGGAAACCATGGTGCTGCCCCGGCTCGGGGTGGCCGAGCTGCGCGTCGAGGATCCCTGGGGAGAGGACCACGGTGCCGTCCCGGCCCGTCCGGTGGCGGACTCCCGATGGTGGCGTCCCGCGCCGTGGCTGCTGCCGGCGCTGCTGATGGGCGCGCTCGGTCTCCTCGGGGCGGGCCGACCGGGCCTGCGGGCGGAGGAACTCACGACCTGGGAACGGGCCGCCTCGTCCTGGCCGGACGCCTGGTCGGCGCTGCGCGGTGAGGACGTCACCGTCGCGCCGTACCACCTCCTGGTGCGCGCGTGGGCGGCAGCCTTCGGCAGCTCCGACCTCGCCCTGCGCGGACCCTCCATCCTGGCGATGACCGTCGCGGCGGCGCTGGTGGGGGCGCTGGCGGCCCGGATGTTCACGCCGCGCACGGGGGTCGTCGCCGGTCTCCTCTTCGCCCTGCTGCCGACCTCCACCCGGTACGCCCAGGAGGCCCAGCCGTACGCGGTGACCCTGCTGCTCGCCGTGCTCGCCACGTCGCTCCTGGTGCCGGCCGTCGAACGACCGGGGTTCCGCCGCTTCGCCGCCTACGGCGCTGCCGTGGCGGTGCTGGGGCTGGGCAACGTCGTCGTCGGAGCGCTCCTGCTCGCCGCACACGGGTGGATCGTCTGCGCCTTCCGCCGCCGGGTGGCGGTCCGCTGGCTGATCGCCGCCTCCGTCGGCGCGCTGCCCGCCGCCGCCCTGGTCCGGTTCGCCAGCCAGCACGGCGCGCCGATCGCCCTGGCGGCGCGACCGAGCCTGGCGGCGCTGGCCGCGACCCCCGGCGAGCTGTTCGGCGTCGCCGCCCTGGGGGGCGTGCTGCTCGCCCTGGCCCTGTTCAGCCTTCCGCTGCGCCGCACCGCCGCCCTGCACACCGCCGGGGCGCTGGTGCCGCCGCTCGTCCTGCTGCTCGTCGCCCAGGTCGCGCCGGTCTGGCGGCCGCAGTGGCTGCTCGTCACCCTCCCGGCCTGGGCGACACTCGGCGCGGTCGCCCTGGCCCGGACCCGCGTGCCCTGGTCCGCCGGGGTGCTGGCGGCGGTCGCCCTGATCGGCGCGCCGGTGCAGGTCGCCGTGCGGGAACCCGACGGCCATCAGCAGGCCACCCGGCAGCTCGCCGAGATCATCGGGGAGCGGCTGCGGCCCGGCGACGGCGTGGTCTACGCCTCGACCAGCGTACCGGGCGGCCGGACCGCCCTCGCCCGCTACCTGCCCGCCGACCACCGGCCGGTGGACGTCCTGGCGAACGGCGCACCGACCGGTGACCGGCACCGCGCCACCCCCGGCTGCACCGACGCCGCCCGCTGCCTGTGGGGCGTCCGGCGGCTCTGGGTGATCGGCCCCGGCACGCGGCCGGACCCGGTGGACGCCGTCGGCGGCTCGGCGGAGCGGCTGCTGCGGACCCGCTACGAGGTGTCCCAGGTGTGGCGGCCCACCGGGTTCACGCTGGCCCTGCTGGTCGACGAGCGCACCGACCTGTGACCCGTCCACCGGTTCCCATTCACCCCCGTCTCGCGGTTTCGCACCTGTCCGGATCAGCCACAGCCTTGGGAGGCACCGTGGGCATCGTCGCCGACACCCGCCCGTCCCGGCCCGCCACGCAGGAGACGTCCGGCGGTGGGCCCACGGCGCTCACCTCGGCCCCGCCCTCGTCCGGTCCGCAACCCGACCGCCGGCAGCGCAACATCAGGGCCCGCCTCGCGTACGCCAAGTGCGGCGCGACCGCCGGGCCGCTGGTCGCGCCCCGGCACCCGCGGGCGCCGGTGGAGTTCCGCCACGTGCTCTCGCCCGCCGCGCGGCTCATGCTGACGCTGCTCGTCCTCGTCAACAGCGCCGCCGGCCTGCTGCTCATCGGGTGGCTGCTGCTGCCCGCGCACGTCCCCGGAGCGGGCGTGGTCGGGTTCGGCGGCTGGCAGACGACGGCGGCCCGGATCGGCTTCTGCGTGGTCGTCGGCGTCGAGCTGATCCGGCTCGCGCAGAACGTCGTGGTCTGGGTGTTCGCCTTCCACGCCCGGGACCCGGTCCCGGTCGACCCCCCGGTCGGCCTGCGGGTGGCCCTGCTCACCACCATCGTGCCCAGCAAGGAGCCGCTCGACGTGGCCGAGCGGACCCTGCGACGGATGACCCAGATCGTCTACTGCGGCCGAGTCGACGTCTGGATCCTCGACGAGGGCGACGACCCGGCGGTGCGGGCGATGGCCGCGCGGCTCGGGGTACGGCACTTCAGCCGCAAGGGCCGGCCGGAGTACAACCAGCCGAGCGGCGAGTTCCGGGCCCGGACGAAGTCGGGCAACCACAACGCCTGGCGGGCCGAACACGAGCACCACTACGACGTGGTCGCCAACGTCGACCCGGACCACGTGCCGCTGCCGAACTTCCTCGAACGGACGCTCGGCTACTTCCGCGACCCCGACGTGGCCTTCGTGGTCACGCCGCAGGTCTACGGCAACATGCACCAGAACGTGGTCGCCCACGGCGCGTCGGTGCAGCAGTACCTCTACAACGGGCTGATCGCGCGCGGCGGGAACGGCCTGGACGCGCCGCTGCTCACCGGCACCGGCCACCTCTACCGGCCGACCGCGTGGCGGACCATCGGCGGCTACCAGGACTCGATCATCGAGGACCACCTGACCAGCATCCGCATCCACGCCGCCGCCAACCCCGAGACGGGCAACCAGTGGAAGGGCGTCTACACCCCCGACGTGGTGGCCATCGGGGAGGGCCCGACCTCCTGGGCGGACTATTTCAACCAGCAGAAGCGCTGGGCGGCCGGCATCTGCGAGATCCTGGTCCGCCCCGACCTGCGCGCGCCCCGCGAACTGCGCTCGCGGCGGCGCTGGCACTACCGGCTGCTCCAGTTCTACTACCCGAGCGTGGCGGTGAGCCTCCTGCTGGGGAACCTCGCCACCGCTCTGTACCTGCTCACCGGTGTGAGCTCGGCCCAACTCGACGTCACCGTCTGGGGGGTGCTCTGGGGATCGAGCATCGGCGCCTGGTTCCTGCTCTGGCTTTGGCTGCGCCGGTTCAACATCGCGCCGCACGAGCGGGAGGAGATCGGGCTGGTCGGCATGGCGCTGGCCCTCTTCGCCGGTCCCATCTATGTCGCCGCCGGGGTCGGCGCGCTGCTGCGGCGCAAGCTCGGCTTCGTGGTGACGGCCAAGGGGAAGCTGCGCACCACCGAGTCGCTCGGCACCTTCCGGCTGCACTTCTGCTGGGCGGCCTTCGCCGCCGCCCTGCTCGGCGCGAGTTTCCTGCTGCACACCGACTACACCCTGCTGCGGGCGTGGCCGCTGCTGACCCTGCTGACCGGTCTCGGCCCACCGCTGATCGCCCTCGCGTCCCGGTTGGCCGCCGGCCGCGAGGAGGAGGCCGACCCGGCGGAGGCCGCCGTACCCGTCGGAAGCGGCGCCCGGCAGACGCGGAGGTCGCTGGTGACCGCCGAGCGGGGTGTGCCGTGGCGAGGCTGACCGTCCCGCGGGTCAGCCTGGCGCTGATCGGCGCGCTGCTGCTCACGTACGCCTTCGCCATCGCGCCCCGGACGACGTCCTGGGGGCGGGGGCCGACCCCGACCGACCGGGCGGTGACGGCCGCGCCGAGTCCGACGCCCACCCCGCGCCGCGAGCTGTTCCCGCCGGCCGGAAAGGCGTTCGTCGGCGTGATGACCGAACAGGGCCCGTACGACTTCGCGGCGGTGGACTCCTTCACCGCAGCCGCGCGGCACCAGCCGCAGGTCATGCTCTTCAGCTCCGGGTGGGCGTCCGACACCTTCGACCGGGCGCTCTTCGACCGGATCCGGGATCGCGGCATGCTGCCCATGCTCGGGTGGGAACCCTGGGACTACCAGCTGGACCAGACGGCCCGGAAGAAGAAGATGGCGGCCCGCACCATCGACCGGTTGCGGGCCGACCAGCCCCGCTACCAGCTGGCCGACATCGCACGCGGCGACTTCGACGACTACCTGCTGTCCTGGGCCGAGGGGATCCGGTCACTCGGCTACCCGGTCGCCATCCGGTTCGCCCACGAGATGAACGGCGACTGGTACCCGTGGTGCGAGATGGTCAACGGCAACCAGCCGGGCGACTACGTCCGGGCCTGGCGGCACGTGCACAACCTGTTCCGGGACGTCGGCGCCGACAACGTCATCTGGGTGTGGAGCCCGAACGCCCGGTGGTCCGGCTCGAAGCAGAAGCTCGCCGACCTCTATCCGGGCGACGACTACGTCGACTGGGCGGGCGTCTCCGGCTACTACGGCACGGGGGTGTTCTCGGCGTACCGCTCCTTCGACGACATCTTCGACGAGACCCTCAAGGAGATCCGTACCTTCACCCACAAGCCGCTGGTCATCACCGAGACCGGTGCGTCGGACGGCAAGGGCCGCAAGGCCGAGTGGATCCGCGAGACGTTCCGGGCGCTGCCCCGCCACCGGGACATCATCGGGCTGATCTGGTTCGAGGTGGACAAGGAGCTGGACTGGCGGATCGTCAGCTCCCCGACGGTGGCGGACTCCTTCGCCCGGGGCGTCGCCGACCCGCGCTACCAGTTCCCCTGGTCACCGCAGATGGTGCCGCGCACCGAGCTGGACGACTGACGGCCGGCGAGAATCGGAGGATGTCCGTCCTGTCGAACCTGACCTGTCCGATCGTCGCCGCCCCGATGGCCGGCGGCCCGTCCACCCCGGCTCTCGCGGCCGCCGTCTCCGCCGCCGGTGGGCTGGGTTTCCTCGCCGCCGGGATGATCGACACCGACCGGCTGGTCGCCGACGTCGCCGAGGTCCGCGCGCGCACCGACCACCCCTTCGGGGTCAACGTCTTCCTCCCGCCCGCCGACGCCGTCGACGAGGCGGCCCTCGGGGCGTACGCCGACCGGCTCCGCCCGGAGGCCGACCGGCGCGGGGTGACCCTCGGCGAGCCGGCCGGCGGTGACGACGGATACCCGGGCAAGGTGGCCGCCCTGCTCGCGGACCCGGTCCCGGTGGTGTCCTTCGCGTTCGGGCTGCCGGACGCGGCGACGGTGGCGGCCCTCCGGGAGCGGGGCACCGAGGTCTGGGCGACGGTGACCCGGCCGGACGCCGCGCTGGCGGCGGCCCGGCTGGGCGTGGACGCCGTGGTGGTGCAGGGCACCGAGGCCGGCGGGCACCGCGGCGGCCTCCCGGACGACGACGACTACGCCCTGCTGCCGCTGCTGCGTCTGGTCGCTGCCGACTGTGACCGGCCGCTGGTCGCCGCCGGCGGTGTCGCCGACGGTCCGGGGCTGGCCGCCGTGCTGGCCGCGGGCGCCGCCGCCGCGCAGCTCGGCACGGCCTTCCTGCGCTGCCCGGAGGCGGGCACCACGCCGATGCACCGGGCGGCGGTCGCCGGCACCACGCCGACCGCGCTGACCCGGGCGTTCACCGGCAAGCGGGCCCGGGCTGTCGTCAACGACTTCCTGCGCCGGCACGAGCCGTCCGCGCCGGCCGGTTATCCGCAGGTGCTGCACCTGACCCGGCCGCTGCTGGCCGCCGCCCGGCGGGACGGGGACGTCACGACGGCCAACCTGTGGGCCGGCCAGGCGCATCCCCTGTCGTCGGAGCTGCCGGCGGCCGACCTGGTGGCCCGGTTGACCGCCGACGCCCGGTCCGCGTTGACGGCGGCGGCCGACAGGGCGGCCCACTGGGCGTGAGGACCCTGCGGCGACGACCCGCCCGTACCGCTCAGCCGCGGGCGAACAGCGCCAGCCGGACCCGGTTGGGGCTGTTGGTCTTGGCCATCAGGCTGGTGATGTGGGTCTTCACCGTGGTGACGCCGATGTGCAGCCGCTCGGCGATCTCCAGGTTGGACAGCCCCTCGGCGACCAGGTTCAGCACGTCCTGTTCGCGTACGGTCAGCCCCTGGACCGACCGCGGCGTCTCGGTACGCGCGTGCACCGCGCGCCGGACCAGGCGGCGCAGCACCTCCGGGCTGAACGGGCTGTCCCCGCCGGCGGCCCGGCGGACGCCGTCCAGCAGCTCCCCGGGGGGCGCGTCCTTGAGCAGGAAGCCGCAGGCGCCGGCGGTCAGCGCCGGATAGAGGTGGTCGTCGTCGCCGAACGTGGTCAGCACCAGCACCCGGGTGGCCGGCCGGTCGGCGAGGATCCGGCTCGTCGCGGTGATCCCGTCGACGCCGGGCATGCGCAGGTCCATGACGACGACGTCCGGGACGAGCCGCGCGGCGAGGGAGATCGCGTCGCGGCCGTTGTCGGCCTCACCGACGACCTCGAGGTCGGGCTGCGCGTCGCAGAGCATGCGCAGCCCCGCGCGGATCAGGTGCTGGTCGTCGACCAGCAGGACGCGGATCATGCCGGCTCCGTCGCGGGCGGCCCGGTCGTCGTCGCCCGGGGCGCGGGCGGGCCGACGGGGGAGCGGGGCGGCCCCGGCGGTGCGGGGGCGGTCGCCGGGGCCGGGAGGACGGTGTGGACCCGCCAGCCCGCACCGGCCGGCCCGGCCGCCAGGCGACCGCCGAGGACCTCGACGCGTTCGCGCATGCCGATGAGGCCGTGACCGCCACCGGACGGGGCCGCGGCCGGCATCCGGCCCCGACCGTCGTCGGAGACCTCCCAGTGGACGGCACCGTCCACCACGGACACCGACAGGCGGGCCAGCGCGGCGGGACCGGCATGCCGGGCCACGTTGGTCAGCGCCTCCTGGGTCAGGCGCAGCACCGCCAGACCCCGCACCGCGTCGAGCGAGCCGACCGCCGGGTCGACGTCGGCCTCCACCGTGACACCGGCCTGGCGGGCCCGGTCGACCGCCGTGTCGAGCGCGGCCGGCAGCGCCGCCGGCTCGATCGCGGTCAGCGCCGCGTCACCGCGTACCCCGTCGGGGTCGCGCAGCACCGCCACCAGTCGGCGCAGGTCCGCCAGGGCGGCGGTCCCCGTGCCGTGCACGTCGTCGAAGACCGCCTCCACCCGCGGGTCCAGGTCGGTGAGCACGTGCCGGGCCACGCCCACCCGCAGCACCATCGACGCCACGTGGTGGGCGACCACGTCGTGCAGCTCGCGGGCGATGGCGCTGCGTTCGTCGGCGCGCGCGGCGCGGTTCTCCGACTCGCGCCGGCGCTGCTCCTCGGCCGCGCGCTGCGCGGCCTGCCGACCGAGTTCCCGGGTGGTCCGGATGACCAGGCCGAGCAGCAGCGGCACGCCGACCGCCACGACCAGTCCGAAGACGCCGGAGAGGAAGCGCCGGACCGGATCGCCGATCGAGTCGGCCAGGTCGACCGCGGCCAGCAGCCCGGCGGCCAGCCAGATGGTCCGCCGCCGGTGCGCCCACATGGCCACCTCGAGCAGCGCCCAGCTCGCCCCCACCTGGTTGATCGTGGTGTCGTCGAGGACGCCGATCGCCAACGCCAGGAGCGCGGTCTGCGCCACCAGGTTGACCAGCGGCCGGCGGTGCAGCACCAGCGCGACGGTGAACGCGACCGCCGCCAGGAGCCACTGCGGGCCCGTCGGCGGGCGGCCGGCCTGGGTGCCGAAGACCAGGTAGCCGACGCCGCTGAGGTCGAGCAGCAGCAGCCGGGCGAGCGTGTCGCGCGCGTCGAACAGTCGTCCCAGCCACCCCACGGCGCTCAGCCTAGGCGCTGCGGCTCGGCGCCAGCAGTGGCCGCCGGCCTCGGCCATCTGGTCCGGACGGCGAGGTAGGCGGCCAGGCCGAGCGGGCCGAGGAGGATGGTCAGCAGCAGCACCGGGGCCGTCACCAGCGCCGGCACGCCCCGGTCCCGGCTGTCCAGCCACGCCCACCGGCCGACGAAGAGATCGAACGCGATCATGTGGGCCCAGGCGGCCGCCGTGCCGTCCGTGGTGCCCAGCAGCCGGCGGATGCCGTCCAGGCTCGGCGACGCCACCGCCGGCAGCACGTCGCCGATCGCCGGCAGGACGAGCATCGCGTAGATGACCAGGACCGGGAGCACGATGAGCGGCGAGGAGATGATCCGGGCGGTCCGGGACCAGTGCGGCAGCAGGATCATCAGCGCCCAGAACGGCGCGGCCACCGCGAACGTCAGCGTGAACAGCGCGCCGGTCATGCGGCGAGCGCCACGTCGAGGCCGCGGCGGCGCGTCAGGACCGAGCCGGCGGCGGTCGCGGTCGCGACCACCAGGGCCGCCGCGGCGGCCAGCGTGACCGCATCGGGCCGCAGCAGCGGCTGCCCGCGCAGTGCCTGCCAGGTCAACAGCAGCGTGAGTACGCCGTACGCCCCGCCCGCGACGACCAGCAGCCGCACCTGGGTGCGCTCGTCCAGCCGGGTGCCGAAGAACCGGCGCAGCAGGATCGCCATGATCGGCAGGGCCTGGAGGGCGTGCAGTCCCACGAAGTGCCCGATCCGCAGGTCGCCGCCGGTGGTGCTCCAGCCCAGCAGCGGCAGCCCCGGCCCGCCGTCCGGTACGCCCACGCTGTGCGCCCCGGCGATCCCCTCCACACCGGGGGCCTGGCCGGGCAGCACCATCGGCACCGCCACCAGCATGCCCAGCAGGGACAGGCCGAGCCCCAGCCCGACCGCGTACGCGGCGACCCGATCGGCGGGCGGTCGGGTCAGCAGCACGATCCCGATGATGCCGTGCGCCACGAAGAGCACCGCGATCGACGCGCCCATCGCCTGCCACAGCGCGGCGTTCAGCGGGGTCGTCTCGTTGTAGTGGCTGGTCGTCCCGCGTACCACTTGACCGACGATCACCACCATCTCGATCAGGGACGTCGCGACGATGACGGTGCCCGCCCACTCCGCGACCCGGCTCCGCCCCGGCAGCAGCGAGAGCATCCAGGCGAGGGTGATGCCGTAGAGCACGAACGACACGGAGAACTTGAACGGTTTGAGCCAGATCGGCGCGCCGGTGACGATTCGTGGGTCGATGAGGACGCCGACGGCGGCGACGACGGCGAGCACCGCCGTCGCCGAGACGAGAACCATCAGCGGGCGGTGCCACTGTGCGGGCCGGTGCGAGAGGCTGGTCATGCCTCAGATGCTCGTGATCCACCGCCCGGTCGGCGTCCGACCGGGGTCCCCGATTGCGGCCGGGGGTCGGAGCGCGGACTCCTACCGGGGGAGGAGGCGAGCGAATTGGGTCCGACCCGGTGGACCGCTCCCACCTACTGGCCCGTACCCCTCGGCGGCGGATTGATATACCGTCGGCAAGTGATGGTTGAGCAGCACTTGATGGTTGAGCAGCACTGGTGGAACGGCGACTCGACCCGGCGTGGGCGTCGGGACGTGTACATCCGCACCGATGGTCGGTGTTGGTCGGTCGAGGCGCAGATCGGCGGCGAGTCCGGCCGCTCCCGGGTGCAGGAGTGCCCGAGCCGGGCCTCGGCGGCCATTCTCGCCAGCGCCTGGCGTGGAAACCACCCGTCCTGGCGCGAACTGCCGAGCTGACACCAGGGCGGTCGGTCCCCTGATGAGCGGTGTGCCGCAGAGGCGTCTTCAGGTCTCTGCGGCATACCGTTCGGCGTCAGGACGGGGTGCCCGCCCGCCGACGCCGTGTGACCTGCGCCACACTCACCAGGCGCAGGGGGTGTAGTCCTTCAGGAAGCAGCCGTACAGGTCCTCGCCCTGCTCACCGCGGACGATCGGGTCGTACACCCGGGCCGCGCCGTCGACCAGGTCCAGCGGAGCGTGGAAGCCGGCGTCCGCCAGCCGCATCTTCGTCGGGTGCGGGCGCTCGTCGGTGATCCAGCCGGTGTCGACGCTGGTCATCAGGATGCCGTCGGTCAGCATCTCCTGGGCGCTGGTGCGGGTCAGCATGTTCAGCGCGGCCTTGGCCATGTTGGTGTGCGGGTGCCCCGGCCCCTTGTAACCGCGGCCGAACTGGCCCTCCATCGCCGAGACGTTGACCACGTACTTGCGGCGGGCGGGCGCCGCGGCCATCGCCGGCCGCAGCCGGCTCACCAGCACGAACGGTGCGGTCACGTTGCACAGCTGCACCTCGAGCAGCTCCAGCGGGTCGACCTCGTGCACCCGCTGCACCCAGCTGTTCACCGGGTCGAGGTCGGGCACCAGACCGCCGGCGTCGATGGCGGTGGCCGCCGCGATCCGCTCCGGTGAGGCCGAGCCGCTGGTCAGCGCCAGCGCGGTGAGCGCGTGCGGCGGGATCGCGGCGGCCAGCGGCGAGGCGGTCAGGCTGCCCGCCGGGTCGCCCGCGCCGGCCGGCTTGGCGAACGTCACCAGCTCCGGCAGCGGCCCGTCCGGCAGGGCCGCCGTCTCCGCGGCGACGAGCTGGGCGTACGCCCCGGGCGTGCGCCGGACGGTCTGCGCCGCGTTGTTGATCAGGATGTCGAGGGGGCCCTGGGCGGCGACCGAGTCGGCGAGGGCGATCACCTGGGCGGGGTCGCGCAGGTCGATCCCGACGATCCGCAGCCGGTGCAGCCAGTCCCCGCTGTCCGGCATCGCCGCGAACCGGCGGACCGCGTCGTGCGGGAACCGCGTCGTCACCGTGGTGTGCGCCCCGTCGCGCAGCAGCCGCAGCGCGATGTACATGCCGATCTTCGCCCGGCCGCCGGTCAGCAGCGCCCGCCGACCGGTCAGGTCGGTACGGGCGTCGCGGCGCTCCCGGTTGAGCGCGGCGCAGGACGGGCAGAGCTGGTGGTAGAAGGCGTCCACCTCGTGGTAGCGCTGCTTGCAGACGTAGCAGCCGCGCGGGTTGTGCAGGAACCCGGCGGTGGCGCCGGCGGTGGGGGAGGCGAGCGGGATGCCCTGGGTCTCGTCGTCGATCCGGCCCGGGGCGCCGGTGGCGGTGGCCTCCGTCACCGCCCGGTCGGCTGCCGCGACGGCGTCCCGCCGCTCCTCGCGCCGGCGCTGCTTGATCACCTTGTAGAGCTTCGCGGTGGCCCGCTGCATCCGCACCACGTCGGGGTGGTCCGACGGCAGCTCCTCCAGCGCGGCGAAGACGCCGAGACAGGTCTCCAACAGGTCGGGATCGATGCCCGGTCGACCTACCCCGGTCGCGTTGTCCGTAGTCATTCCGTCGCTGTCCGTTCCGTTCCCTGCGCCGGAGCTGCCGGCCCACCCATATCCGACCCGGAACTGTACGCACGTCACGGCCCCGGACGCACCCCGCCTCCGACCGGGGCGGCGGGGTGGCGGCGCGGGTCAGCGCAGCCCGGCGAAGAGGTCGTCCTCCGGCGTCGGCGCGCCGGTGGTGTCCCGGACCCGGACGAAGGTCTCCACGCCCATCAGCTCGGTGAACCGGTCCCGCCCCAGTTGCAGGAAGAAGATATTCTCGCTCTGGCTGGCGTGGGTGGCGAGCGCGTCGAACTTCTGCCCGCCGTACTCGCTCGTGTCGACCCAGGTGGTGATCTCCTCGTCGGGCAGGCCGAGCGGTGGCCCCTCCGGCGTCGACTCGGCGTCCGGGTCGGCCCACTCGACGCCCAGCTCCCGCATGACCCGACCGAACTCCGCGAACGCCGTCCGGGGCACGGTGGTCCAGTAGACCTTCGCGGGGATCTGCGTCCGCGCCACCGCGGCCATGGTGATCCGGTGCGCCTGGATGTGGTCCGGGTGGCCGTAGAAGCCGTTCTCGTCGTAGGTCACCACGACGTCCGGCCGGTACCGCTCGATCAGCTCCGCCAGCCGGGCCGCCGCCTCGTCGACCGGGGTGGTCCAGAACGCGCCGGGCAGCTCGTTGGTCGCCCAGCCCATCATCCCGGAGTCGGCGTACCCCAGGGTCTCCAGGTGGGTGACCTTCAGCGCGGCGCAGCTGGCCTCCAGCTCGGCCTGGCGCATCGCCACCACGGCGGCCGGGTCGTGCGCCGGGTCG
This genomic interval from Micromonospora sp. CCTCC AA 2012012 contains the following:
- a CDS encoding SDR family NAD(P)-dependent oxidoreductase; its protein translation is MTTDNATGVGRPGIDPDLLETCLGVFAALEELPSDHPDVVRMQRATAKLYKVIKQRRREERRDAVAAADRAVTEATATGAPGRIDDETQGIPLASPTAGATAGFLHNPRGCYVCKQRYHEVDAFYHQLCPSCAALNRERRDARTDLTGRRALLTGGRAKIGMYIALRLLRDGAHTTVTTRFPHDAVRRFAAMPDSGDWLHRLRIVGIDLRDPAQVIALADSVAAQGPLDILINNAAQTVRRTPGAYAQLVAAETAALPDGPLPELVTFAKPAGAGDPAGSLTASPLAAAIPPHALTALALTSGSASPERIAAATAIDAGGLVPDLDPVNSWVQRVHEVDPLELLEVQLCNVTAPFVLVSRLRPAMAAAPARRKYVVNVSAMEGQFGRGYKGPGHPHTNMAKAALNMLTRTSAQEMLTDGILMTSVDTGWITDERPHPTKMRLADAGFHAPLDLVDGAARVYDPIVRGEQGEDLYGCFLKDYTPCAW
- a CDS encoding PIG-L family deacetylase, which codes for MVERPLTLMAVHAHPDDEATSTGGVLARYAAEGVTTVLVTCTDGRCGDGPGGVKPGDPAHDPAAVVAMRQAELEASCAALKVTHLETLGYADSGMMGWATNELPGAFWTTPVDEAAARLAELIERYRPDVVVTYDENGFYGHPDHIQAHRITMAAVARTQIPAKVYWTTVPRTAFAEFGRVMRELGVEWADPDAESTPEGPPLGLPDEEITTWVDTSEYGGQKFDALATHASQSENIFFLQLGRDRFTELMGVETFVRVRDTTGAPTPEDDLFAGLR